The following coding sequences are from one Streptomyces sp. NBC_01232 window:
- the trxB gene encoding thioredoxin-disulfide reductase, with protein sequence MSDVRNVIIIGSGPAGYTAALYTARASLKPLVFEGAVTAGGALMNTTEVENFPGFQDGIMGPDLMDNMRGQAERFGAELVPDDVVSVDLSGEIKTVTDTAGTVHRAKAVIVTTGSQHRKLGLPNEDALSGRGVSWCATCDGFFFKEHDIAVVGGGDTAIEEATFLSRFAKSVTIVHRRDSLRASKAMQDRAFADPKIKFAWDSEVAEIHGEQKLSGLTLRNTKTGETSELPVTGLFIAVGHDPRTELFKDQLDLDDEGYLKVEAPSTRTSATGVFGAGDVVDHTYRQAITAAGTGCSAALDAERFLAALADAEKAHAAV encoded by the coding sequence GTGAGCGACGTCCGAAACGTGATCATCATCGGCTCCGGGCCGGCCGGTTACACCGCCGCCCTGTACACCGCACGCGCTTCGCTCAAGCCGCTGGTCTTCGAAGGTGCCGTCACCGCGGGTGGCGCCCTGATGAACACCACCGAGGTGGAGAACTTCCCGGGCTTCCAGGACGGCATCATGGGCCCGGACCTCATGGACAACATGCGTGGCCAGGCCGAGCGCTTCGGCGCCGAGCTGGTCCCGGACGATGTCGTGTCCGTGGACCTCAGCGGTGAGATCAAGACCGTCACCGACACCGCCGGCACCGTGCACCGCGCCAAGGCCGTCATCGTCACCACCGGTTCCCAGCACCGCAAGCTCGGCCTGCCCAACGAGGACGCCCTCTCCGGCCGCGGTGTCTCCTGGTGCGCCACCTGCGACGGGTTCTTCTTCAAGGAGCACGACATCGCCGTCGTCGGCGGCGGCGACACCGCGATCGAGGAAGCCACCTTCCTCTCCCGGTTCGCCAAGTCCGTCACGATCGTCCACCGCCGTGACAGCCTGCGTGCCTCGAAGGCCATGCAGGACCGCGCCTTCGCCGACCCGAAGATCAAGTTCGCCTGGGACAGCGAGGTCGCCGAGATCCACGGCGAGCAGAAGCTCTCCGGCCTCACCCTGCGCAACACCAAGACCGGCGAGACCTCGGAGCTCCCCGTGACCGGCCTGTTCATCGCCGTCGGCCACGACCCCCGCACCGAACTGTTCAAGGACCAGCTCGACCTCGACGACGAGGGCTACCTCAAGGTCGAAGCCCCCTCCACCCGGACCAGCGCCACCGGCGTGTTCGGCGCCGGCGACGTCGTGGACCACACGTACCGTCAGGCCATCACCGCTGCGGGCACCGGCTGCTCCGCCGCCCTCGACGCCGAGCGCTTCCTCGCCGCGCTCGCGGACGCCGAGAAGGCCCACGCCGCGGTCTGA
- the trxA gene encoding thioredoxin, which yields MAGTLKNVTDADFDAEVLKSDKPVLVDFWAAWCGPCRQIAPSLEAIAAEYGDQIEIVKLNIDENPATAAKYGVMSIPTLNVYQGGEVAKTIVGAKPKAAILRDLADFVEVKTA from the coding sequence GTGGCCGGCACCCTCAAGAATGTGACCGACGCTGACTTCGATGCCGAGGTCCTCAAGAGCGACAAGCCCGTACTGGTGGACTTCTGGGCCGCCTGGTGCGGACCGTGCCGCCAGATCGCGCCGTCCCTCGAGGCCATCGCCGCCGAGTACGGCGACCAGATCGAGATCGTCAAGCTCAACATCGACGAGAACCCGGCCACGGCTGCCAAGTACGGCGTCATGTCCATCCCGACGCTGAACGTCTACCAGGGCGGCGAGGTCGCCAAGACCATCGTCGGCGCGAAGCCGAAGGCCGCCATCCTGCGCGACCTCGCGGACTTCGTTGAGGTCAAGACCGCCTGA
- a CDS encoding GNAT family N-acetyltransferase: MGRRLVPLTLDNLQDLPRRCRSCVFWELDPVSGEAAVKAGNPAQEKEAWISAVLLEWGSCGRVVYVDDVPVGFVLYAPAAYVPRATAFPTSPVSPDAVQLITAWIMPGYQGQGLGRVMVQTVAKDLLRRGFRAIEAFGDAHWEGPACLLPADHLLAVGFKTVRPHPVHPRLRLELRSTLSWKEDVELALDRLLGAARKEPALRPL, from the coding sequence ATGGGTCGTCGGCTGGTACCGCTCACGCTGGACAACCTCCAGGACCTGCCACGTCGTTGCCGGTCCTGTGTGTTCTGGGAGCTGGATCCGGTCAGCGGTGAGGCCGCGGTGAAGGCCGGTAATCCCGCGCAGGAGAAGGAGGCGTGGATCTCCGCCGTCCTGCTGGAGTGGGGATCCTGCGGCCGAGTGGTCTATGTGGACGACGTTCCGGTGGGCTTCGTCCTGTACGCGCCGGCCGCCTACGTACCGCGGGCCACCGCCTTCCCGACCAGCCCGGTCTCGCCCGATGCCGTCCAGCTGATCACCGCGTGGATCATGCCGGGGTATCAGGGGCAGGGGCTGGGGCGGGTCATGGTCCAGACGGTCGCGAAAGACCTGCTGCGACGGGGGTTCCGGGCGATCGAGGCCTTCGGGGATGCGCACTGGGAGGGCCCGGCGTGTCTGCTGCCCGCGGACCATCTCCTGGCGGTGGGCTTCAAGACCGTACGGCCGCATCCGGTGCATCCGCGGTTGCGCCTGGAGCTGAGGTCGACACTGTCCTGGAAGGAAGACGTGGAGCTGGCGCTGGACCGGCTGCTCGGCGCGGCACGCAAGGAGCCGGCGCTGCGGCCGCTGTGA
- a CDS encoding ParB/RepB/Spo0J family partition protein — MSERRRGLGRGLGALIPAAPQEKTPPVISAGSTSPSAVPTLASERGVAAAKLAALVQADVSRETSLAVVPVAEPEPEAEANGVAGATFAELPMDAITPNPRQPRDVFDEDALAELVTSIQEVGLLQPVVVRQSAPGRYELIMGERRWRACREAGLEAIPAIIRATDDEKLLLDALLENLHRAQLNPLEEAAAYDQLLKDFNCTHDQLADRIGRSRPQVSNTLRLLKLSPSVQRRVAAGVLSAGHARALLSVEDSEEQDRLAHRIVAEGLSVRAVEEIVTLMASEPSSAVKPKGPRAGARVAPALSELATRLSDRFETRVKVDLGQKKGKITVEFASMEDLERILGTLAPGEGRVLEQGLPGE; from the coding sequence GTGAGTGAGCGACGTAGGGGTCTTGGGCGGGGGCTCGGTGCGCTGATCCCCGCGGCTCCACAGGAGAAGACGCCCCCGGTGATCAGTGCCGGTTCGACGTCTCCGTCGGCGGTGCCGACGCTGGCTTCGGAGCGGGGTGTTGCGGCGGCGAAGCTCGCTGCGCTCGTACAAGCCGATGTTTCACGTGAAACATCGCTCGCAGTCGTACCGGTGGCCGAGCCGGAGCCCGAGGCCGAGGCCAATGGGGTGGCGGGAGCGACGTTCGCGGAGCTCCCGATGGACGCGATCACGCCGAACCCGCGCCAGCCGCGCGATGTGTTCGACGAGGACGCGCTCGCCGAGCTGGTGACCTCCATCCAGGAGGTGGGTCTGCTCCAGCCGGTGGTGGTGCGCCAGTCGGCCCCCGGTCGCTATGAGCTGATCATGGGTGAGCGGCGCTGGCGTGCCTGCCGGGAGGCCGGGCTGGAGGCCATTCCGGCGATCATCCGGGCGACGGACGACGAGAAGCTGCTGCTGGACGCGCTCCTGGAGAACCTGCACCGGGCCCAGCTGAACCCGCTGGAAGAGGCCGCGGCCTACGACCAGCTGCTCAAGGACTTCAACTGCACCCACGATCAGCTGGCCGACCGGATCGGGCGTTCGCGGCCTCAGGTGTCGAACACGCTGCGGCTGCTGAAGCTGTCCCCGTCGGTGCAGCGCCGGGTCGCCGCGGGTGTGCTGTCGGCCGGCCATGCGCGGGCCCTGCTCTCGGTGGAGGACTCCGAGGAGCAGGACCGGCTGGCCCACCGGATCGTGGCCGAGGGTCTGTCGGTGCGGGCGGTCGAGGAGATCGTCACGCTGATGGCCTCGGAGCCTTCGAGTGCGGTGAAGCCGAAGGGTCCGCGTGCGGGTGCGCGGGTGGCTCCGGCGCTCAGTGAGCTGGCGACGCGGCTGTCGGACCGGTTCGAGACGCGGGTGAAGGTGGATCTGGGCCAGAAGAAGGGCAAGATCACCGTTGAGTTCGCCTCGATGGAGGATCTGGAGCGGATTCTGGGGACGCTGGCACCGGGCGAGGGCCGGGTGCTGGAGCAGGGTCTCCCCGGGGAGTGA
- a CDS encoding ParA family protein: MAGSVHREPDVEESDTVRSDANLAGPMADPVPGPRCESGGDDVSRETSPPPLVDNDTPIGRAAQQAVDALGRTGERLPRPNQTRIIVVANQKGGVGKTTTTVNLAASLALHGARVLVVDLDPQGNASTALGIDHHADVPSIYDVLVDSRPLLEVVQPVVDVEGLFCAPATIDLAGAEIELVSLVARESRLQRAIQAYDQPLDYILIDCPPSLGLLTVNALVAGAEVLIPIQCEYYALEGLGQLLRNVDLVRAHLNPTLHVSTILLTMYDGRTRLASQVAEEVRSHFGKEVLRTSIPRSVRISEAPSYGQTVLTYDPGSSGSLSYLEAAREIAYRGVGMQYEARHAHLGPGMNSTQSVAEGIQ; encoded by the coding sequence ATGGCAGGCTCTGTGCATCGCGAGCCTGATGTCGAGGAGAGTGACACCGTGCGGTCCGACGCCAACCTCGCGGGGCCGATGGCCGATCCGGTCCCCGGTCCCCGCTGTGAATCGGGGGGAGACGATGTTTCACGTGAAACATCGCCTCCGCCTCTTGTAGACAACGACACCCCCATCGGCCGAGCCGCCCAGCAGGCGGTCGACGCACTGGGGCGTACCGGAGAGCGGCTGCCCAGGCCGAATCAGACCCGGATCATCGTGGTTGCCAACCAGAAGGGCGGCGTGGGCAAGACCACGACGACCGTGAACCTGGCGGCCTCGCTGGCTCTCCACGGTGCACGGGTCCTGGTGGTCGACCTCGACCCGCAGGGCAATGCGTCCACGGCGCTGGGTATCGACCACCATGCCGACGTGCCGTCCATCTACGACGTGCTCGTGGACAGCCGGCCCCTGCTGGAGGTCGTCCAGCCGGTGGTGGACGTGGAGGGGCTCTTCTGTGCTCCGGCCACGATCGACCTGGCGGGTGCGGAGATCGAGCTGGTGTCGCTCGTGGCGCGGGAGAGCCGCCTCCAGCGGGCGATCCAGGCCTACGACCAGCCTCTCGATTACATCCTGATCGACTGCCCGCCCTCGCTCGGGCTGCTGACGGTGAACGCGCTGGTGGCCGGCGCGGAGGTGCTGATCCCGATCCAGTGCGAGTACTACGCACTGGAGGGTCTGGGCCAGCTGCTCCGCAATGTCGATCTGGTGCGGGCCCACCTCAACCCGACGCTGCATGTGTCGACCATCCTGCTGACGATGTACGACGGCAGGACCAGGCTGGCCTCGCAGGTGGCGGAGGAGGTGCGCAGCCACTTCGGCAAGGAGGTGCTGCGGACGAGCATCCCCCGATCGGTGCGCATTTCCGAGGCACCGAGCTACGGGCAGACGGTGCTCACGTACGACCCGGGTTCCAGCGGTTCCCTCTCCTACCTGGAGGCGGCGCGAGAGATCGCGTATCGGGGGGTCGGAATGCAGTACGAAGCTCGGCACGCCCATCTGGGCCCGGGTATGAACAGCACGCAGAGTGTGGCGGAGGGGATCCAGTGA
- the rsmG gene encoding 16S rRNA (guanine(527)-N(7))-methyltransferase RsmG, with translation MTEAAELPPAPEEARAVFGEFFPEAVRYAELLADAGVKRGLIGPREVPRLWERHLLNCAVLSEVVPKGVTVCDVGSGAGLPGIPLALVRRDLKITLLEPLLRRTTFLQEAVELLGLDHVTVMRGRAEEVLGKLQPVHVVTARAVAPLDRLAGWGVPLLRPYGEMLALKGDTADEELVSAKTALAKLGVVKTSVLHVGEGLVDPLSTVVRVEVGESPGGVRFAAKRAKAARVGRTRRRR, from the coding sequence GTGACGGAGGCAGCTGAGCTTCCCCCGGCGCCTGAAGAGGCGCGCGCGGTGTTCGGTGAGTTTTTCCCGGAAGCTGTGCGGTACGCGGAGCTGCTGGCCGACGCGGGAGTCAAGCGCGGCCTGATCGGGCCGCGTGAGGTGCCGCGCCTGTGGGAGCGGCACCTGCTGAACTGCGCTGTGCTGTCGGAGGTGGTGCCCAAGGGCGTCACCGTGTGCGACGTGGGCTCGGGCGCGGGTCTGCCCGGTATCCCGCTCGCTCTGGTGCGACGCGATCTCAAGATCACGCTGCTCGAGCCCCTGCTGCGGCGGACGACCTTCCTCCAGGAGGCCGTGGAGCTGCTGGGCCTGGACCACGTCACGGTAATGCGCGGGCGGGCCGAGGAGGTCCTGGGCAAGCTCCAGCCGGTGCACGTGGTGACGGCGCGGGCGGTGGCTCCCCTGGACCGGCTGGCCGGCTGGGGCGTGCCCCTGCTGCGTCCGTACGGCGAGATGCTGGCGCTGAAGGGCGACACCGCGGACGAGGAACTGGTGTCTGCGAAGACGGCGCTGGCGAAGCTGGGTGTGGTGAAGACCTCGGTGCTGCACGTGGGCGAGGGTCTGGTGGATCCGCTGTCGACGGTGGTGCGGGTCGAGGTCGGAGAGAGCCCCGGTGGGGTGAGGTTCGCGGCCAAGCGGGCTAAGGCGGCCCGGGTGGGACGCACCCGTCGGCGTCGGTGA
- a CDS encoding Jag family protein: MTEGTTTAAAESGDTLTRLEQEGEIAADYLEGLLDIADLDGDIDMDVEADRAAVSIVSDSASRDLQKLVGRDGEVLEALQELTRLAVHRETGDRSRLMLDIAGFRAKKREELAALGAQAAADVKASGEPMKLAPMTPFERKVVHDAVAAAGLKSESEGEEPQRFVVVLPA; the protein is encoded by the coding sequence GTGACGGAAGGCACCACCACCGCCGCCGCTGAGAGTGGCGACACCCTGACCCGCCTCGAGCAGGAGGGTGAGATCGCGGCCGACTACCTCGAGGGTCTGCTGGACATCGCCGACCTGGACGGCGACATCGACATGGACGTCGAGGCCGACCGGGCCGCGGTGTCGATCGTCAGTGACTCCGCCAGCCGCGACCTGCAGAAGCTCGTGGGCCGCGACGGCGAGGTCCTGGAGGCTCTGCAGGAGCTGACCCGCCTCGCCGTGCACCGGGAGACCGGGGACCGCAGCCGGCTGATGCTGGACATCGCCGGGTTCCGCGCGAAGAAGCGCGAGGAGCTGGCGGCGCTGGGCGCCCAGGCGGCGGCGGACGTGAAGGCGTCCGGCGAGCCGATGAAGCTGGCCCCGATGACCCCGTTCGAGCGGAAGGTCGTCCACGACGCCGTGGCGGCCGCCGGCCTGAAGAGCGAGTCCGAGGGCGAGGAGCCGCAGCGCTTCGTCGTTGTGCTCCCGGCCTGA
- the yidC gene encoding membrane protein insertase YidC, whose amino-acid sequence MDTIASLFSFITYPVSWIIVQFHSMYGAIFGESSGWAWGLSIVSLVILIRICLIPLFVKQIKATRGMQALQPKMKAIQERYKNDKQRQSEEMMKLYKETGTNPLSSCLPILAQSPFFFALYHVLSNIADGKAVGAMDQQLVDSARAAKIFGAPIAAKFMDSPEKVAALGATLTDVRIVTAVMIIMMSLSQFYTQRQLMQKNVDLSVKTPFMQQQKMLMYIFPVIFAVMGINFPVGVLVYWLTTNVWTMGQQMYVINQNPTPGSKAQDQYLGRLLKQVTSHGELKGRGRKRVVAAIVAKGPDRNDNERKFIAALTKQGMAAQPDGSVIKSVEATADSDAASGGAAKRQQPKRQSKSQRQTPSKPSPKK is encoded by the coding sequence GTGGACACGATTGCCAGTCTGTTCAGCTTTATCACTTACCCCGTCTCGTGGATCATCGTCCAGTTCCACTCGATGTACGGGGCGATCTTCGGTGAGTCGAGTGGGTGGGCCTGGGGCCTGTCCATCGTGTCCCTAGTGATCTTGATCCGTATCTGTCTGATCCCGCTCTTCGTGAAGCAGATCAAGGCGACGCGGGGTATGCAGGCGCTCCAGCCGAAGATGAAGGCGATCCAGGAGCGCTACAAGAACGACAAGCAGCGTCAGTCCGAAGAGATGATGAAGCTGTACAAGGAGACGGGTACCAACCCGCTCTCCTCGTGCCTGCCCATCCTGGCGCAGTCCCCGTTCTTCTTCGCGCTCTACCACGTGCTGTCGAACATCGCCGATGGCAAGGCCGTCGGCGCGATGGACCAGCAGCTGGTCGACAGCGCCCGAGCGGCCAAGATCTTCGGTGCGCCGATCGCCGCGAAGTTCATGGACAGCCCGGAGAAGGTCGCCGCCCTGGGCGCGACCCTGACGGACGTCCGGATCGTCACCGCGGTCATGATCATCATGATGTCGCTGTCGCAGTTCTACACCCAGCGTCAGCTGATGCAGAAGAACGTGGACCTCTCGGTCAAGACCCCGTTCATGCAGCAGCAGAAGATGCTGATGTACATCTTCCCGGTGATCTTCGCGGTCATGGGCATCAACTTCCCCGTCGGTGTTCTCGTCTACTGGCTGACCACGAACGTGTGGACCATGGGTCAGCAGATGTACGTGATCAACCAGAACCCGACGCCGGGCAGCAAGGCGCAGGACCAGTACCTGGGCCGTCTGCTGAAGCAGGTCACCTCGCACGGCGAGCTCAAGGGCCGGGGCAGGAAGAGGGTCGTCGCGGCGATCGTCGCCAAGGGCCCGGACCGCAACGACAACGAGCGCAAGTTCATCGCGGCCCTCACCAAGCAGGGCATGGCCGCCCAGCCCGACGGCTCCGTCATCAAGAGCGTCGAGGCGACGGCAGACTCGGACGCGGCGAGCGGCGGTGCCGCGAAGCGGCAGCAGCCGAAGCGCCAGTCGAAGTCGCAGCGTCAGACCCCCAGCAAGCCCTCTCCCAAGAAGTAA
- the yidD gene encoding membrane protein insertion efficiency factor YidD, producing MKYPLLALIKLYQWTISPLLGPVCRYYPSCSHYGYTAIDRHGAVKGTVLTAWRILRCNPWSPGGVDHVPPRKRPRWHEQLRSALRRSRNAQGA from the coding sequence ATGAAGTACCCGCTGCTCGCTTTGATCAAGCTGTACCAGTGGACGATCAGTCCGCTGCTCGGGCCGGTGTGCCGCTACTACCCGTCGTGTTCGCACTACGGGTACACGGCCATCGACCGGCATGGTGCGGTGAAGGGGACGGTCCTGACCGCCTGGCGGATCCTGCGGTGCAATCCGTGGTCCCCGGGTGGCGTGGACCACGTCCCACCCCGTAAACGCCCGCGTTGGCACGAGCAGCTGCGCAGTGCGTTGCGTAGATCTCGCAATGCTCAAGGAGCCTGA
- the rnpA gene encoding ribonuclease P protein component, with protein MLSPENRLRRREDFASAVRRGRRAGRPLLVVHLRTSGATDPHESGEIDPSSRAGFVVSKAVGNAVIRNRVKRRLRHLVRERLSQLPAGSLVVVRALPGAGDAGPDELARDLDAALVRLLGGVAR; from the coding sequence GTGCTGTCTCCCGAGAATCGGCTGAGGCGGCGCGAGGACTTCGCGAGCGCGGTACGCCGAGGTCGTCGGGCTGGTCGCCCGCTCCTCGTCGTCCATCTACGTACAAGCGGTGCAACGGACCCGCACGAGTCGGGGGAGATCGATCCCTCGTCGCGTGCGGGTTTCGTCGTCAGCAAGGCTGTCGGCAATGCCGTCATACGTAACCGGGTGAAGCGCCGTCTGCGCCATCTGGTCCGCGAGCGGCTGTCTCAGCTGCCCGCCGGTAGCCTGGTGGTGGTACGAGCGTTGCCCGGAGCGGGCGATGCCGGCCCCGACGAGCTGGCCCGGGACCTGGATGCCGCTCTGGTGCGGCTCCTTGGAGGCGTGGCTCGATGA
- the rpmH gene encoding 50S ribosomal protein L34, whose translation MSKRTFQPNNRRRAKTHGFRLRMRTRAGRAILANRRGKGRAALSA comes from the coding sequence GTGAGCAAGCGCACCTTCCAGCCGAACAACCGCCGTCGTGCCAAGACCCACGGCTTCCGCCTGCGGATGCGTACCCGTGCCGGTCGCGCGATCCTCGCGAACCGTCGTGGCAAGGGCCGCGCCGCCCTTTCCGCGTAA
- the dnaA gene encoding chromosomal replication initiator protein DnaA, which translates to MITNSDLRPSVGRRQQPSTTRPRYGTRGYAIRSNRADVAPHCAQAVDNDLNRTRWPDYRCPTPDFLSRPSQRTTHSWDPCERACSVADVPADLAAVWPRVLEKLLGEGQPGIEPKDKQWVERCQPLALVADTALLAVPNEWGKRVLEGRLAPLISDALSRECGRPIRIAITVDDSAGEPAPPAPAQQQGGYEPYGGQRSGGGPGDDQLPTARPAYPDYQQQRPEPGAWPRGGQQDDYGWQQPRLGGFPERDPYASPQPGYLQQSEPSGYDQGSYEQQKYEQSPYESQQQHQGQHQGHQYEQQKYEPQQYEQPAPRQAPGRPAAPPSPSGGSTSGPLEPTARLNPKYLFDTFVIGASNRFAHAAAVAVAEAPAKAYNPLFVYGESGLGKTHLLHAIGHYARSLYPGTRVRYVSSEEFTNEFINSIRDGKGDAFRKRYREMDILLVDDIQFLASKESTQEEFFHTFNTLHNANKQIVLSSDRPPKQLVTLEDRLRNRFEWGLITDVQPPELETRIAILRKKAVQEQLNAPPEVLEFIASRISRNIRELEGALIRVTAFASLNRQPVDLGLTEDVLKNLIPGGEDSAPEITASDIMAATADYFGLTVDDLCGSSRSRVLVTARQIAMYLCRELTDLSLPKIGAQFGGRDHTTVMHADRKIRALMAERRSIYNQVTELTNRIKNA; encoded by the coding sequence ATGATCACTAACAGTGACCTTCGCCCATCGGTAGGCAGGCGGCAGCAGCCATCGACAACTCGACCTCGTTACGGTACGCGCGGCTACGCCATCCGGTCAAACCGAGCCGACGTGGCCCCACACTGTGCACAGGCTGTGGACAACGACTTGAACCGTACCCGCTGGCCTGACTACCGTTGTCCGACCCCTGATTTTTTGTCCCGACCGTCCCAAAGAACCACACATTCGTGGGACCCCTGTGAGAGAGCGTGCTCTGTGGCTGACGTACCTGCCGATCTTGCCGCAGTGTGGCCAAGGGTGCTCGAGAAGCTCCTCGGGGAGGGACAGCCGGGGATCGAACCCAAGGACAAGCAGTGGGTCGAGCGGTGTCAGCCCCTGGCACTCGTCGCCGACACCGCACTGCTCGCCGTCCCCAATGAATGGGGCAAGCGCGTCCTCGAGGGCCGGCTCGCCCCACTGATCAGCGACGCGCTGAGCCGTGAGTGCGGCCGCCCCATCCGGATCGCCATCACCGTGGACGACTCCGCCGGCGAGCCCGCGCCCCCGGCCCCCGCGCAGCAGCAGGGCGGGTACGAGCCGTACGGCGGCCAGCGCTCCGGCGGCGGCCCCGGCGACGACCAGCTCCCCACGGCCCGCCCTGCCTACCCGGACTACCAGCAGCAGCGCCCCGAGCCCGGCGCCTGGCCCCGCGGCGGCCAGCAGGACGACTACGGCTGGCAGCAGCCGCGCCTCGGCGGCTTCCCCGAGCGCGACCCGTACGCCTCCCCGCAGCCGGGCTACCTCCAGCAGTCCGAGCCCTCCGGCTACGACCAGGGCTCCTACGAGCAGCAGAAGTACGAGCAGTCCCCGTACGAGTCCCAGCAGCAGCACCAGGGGCAGCACCAGGGCCATCAGTACGAGCAACAGAAGTACGAGCCCCAGCAGTACGAGCAGCCGGCGCCGCGCCAGGCGCCCGGCCGGCCCGCGGCGCCCCCGTCCCCCTCCGGCGGCTCCACGTCGGGCCCGCTGGAGCCGACCGCCCGGCTGAACCCCAAGTACCTCTTCGACACCTTCGTCATCGGCGCCTCCAACCGCTTCGCGCACGCCGCCGCGGTGGCCGTCGCCGAGGCGCCCGCGAAGGCCTACAACCCCCTCTTCGTCTACGGGGAGTCGGGCCTGGGCAAGACGCACCTGCTGCACGCCATCGGGCACTACGCGCGGAGCCTCTACCCCGGCACCCGGGTGCGGTATGTGAGCTCCGAGGAGTTCACCAACGAGTTCATCAACTCCATCCGCGACGGCAAGGGCGACGCGTTCCGCAAGCGCTACCGCGAGATGGACATCCTGCTCGTCGACGACATCCAGTTCCTCGCGAGCAAGGAGTCGACGCAGGAGGAGTTCTTCCACACCTTCAATACGCTCCACAACGCGAACAAGCAGATCGTCCTCTCCTCCGACCGGCCGCCCAAGCAGCTGGTCACCCTGGAGGACCGGCTCCGCAACCGCTTCGAGTGGGGCCTGATCACCGACGTCCAGCCGCCCGAGCTGGAGACGCGCATCGCGATCCTTCGCAAGAAGGCGGTCCAGGAGCAGCTCAACGCCCCGCCGGAGGTACTGGAGTTCATCGCCTCCCGCATCTCGCGCAACATCCGCGAGCTGGAGGGGGCGCTGATCCGGGTCACGGCCTTCGCGAGCCTCAACCGGCAGCCGGTGGACCTGGGTCTGACCGAGGACGTCCTGAAGAACCTGATCCCGGGCGGCGAGGACAGCGCGCCCGAGATCACCGCCTCGGACATCATGGCGGCCACCGCCGACTACTTCGGGCTGACCGTGGACGACCTGTGCGGCTCCTCGCGCAGCCGGGTCCTGGTCACTGCCCGCCAGATCGCCATGTATCTGTGCCGGGAGCTCACGGACCTGTCCCTGCCCAAGATCGGGGCGCAGTTCGGCGGACGTGACCACACGACCGTCATGCACGCGGACCGCAAGATCCGCGCTCTGATGGCCGAGCGCCGCTCCATCTACAACCAGGTCACCGAGCTCACCAACCGCATCAAGAACGCCTGA
- the dnaN gene encoding DNA polymerase III subunit beta, producing MKIRVERDVLAEAVAWAARSLPARPPVPVLAGLLLKAEEGTLSLSGFDYEVSARVSVEADVEEDGTVLVSGRLLADICRALPNRPVEISTDGVRATVVCGSSRFTLHTLPVEEYPALPQMPTATGTVAGEVFASAAKQVATAAGRDDTLPVLTGVRIEIEGDRVTLASTDRYRFAVREFLWKPENPDASAVALVPAKTLQEIANSLTSGDTVTLALSGSGAGEGLIGFEGAGRRTTTRLLEGDLPKYRTLFPTEFNSIAVIETAPFVEAVKRVALVAERNTPVRLSFEQGVLILEAGSSDDAQAVERVDAQLDGDDISIAFNPTFLLDGLSAIASPVAQLSFTTSTKPALLSGRPALDAEADETYKYLIMPVRLSG from the coding sequence GTGAAGATCCGGGTGGAGCGCGACGTACTGGCGGAGGCGGTGGCTTGGGCCGCCCGTAGCCTCCCGGCCCGGCCGCCGGTGCCCGTTCTCGCGGGACTGCTGCTGAAGGCCGAGGAGGGCACGCTGAGCCTCTCCGGCTTCGACTACGAGGTCTCGGCCCGGGTCTCCGTCGAGGCGGACGTCGAGGAGGACGGCACCGTCCTGGTCTCCGGCCGGCTGCTCGCCGACATCTGCCGCGCCCTCCCCAACCGCCCGGTGGAGATTTCCACAGACGGTGTACGGGCGACCGTGGTCTGCGGCTCCTCGCGATTCACACTCCACACCCTGCCTGTGGAGGAGTACCCGGCACTGCCGCAGATGCCGACCGCCACCGGCACCGTGGCCGGCGAGGTCTTCGCCTCCGCCGCCAAGCAGGTGGCGACCGCCGCCGGCCGCGACGACACGCTGCCCGTGCTGACCGGTGTCCGCATCGAGATCGAGGGCGACCGCGTCACCCTGGCCTCCACCGACCGCTACCGCTTCGCGGTCCGCGAATTCCTGTGGAAGCCGGAGAACCCGGACGCGTCGGCCGTGGCCCTGGTGCCCGCCAAGACGCTCCAGGAGATCGCCAACTCGCTGACCAGCGGTGACACCGTGACCCTGGCGCTGTCCGGCTCCGGTGCGGGCGAGGGCCTGATCGGTTTCGAGGGCGCCGGCCGCCGCACCACCACCCGGCTGCTCGAGGGCGACCTGCCCAAGTACCGGACGCTCTTCCCGACGGAGTTCAACTCGATCGCCGTGATCGAGACCGCGCCCTTCGTCGAGGCCGTCAAGCGCGTGGCCCTGGTGGCCGAGCGCAACACCCCGGTCCGCCTCAGCTTCGAGCAGGGCGTGCTGATCCTGGAGGCAGGCTCCTCCGACGACGCACAGGCTGTGGAAAGGGTCGACGCCCAGCTCGACGGCGACGACATCTCGATCGCCTTCAACCCGACCTTCCTGCTGGACGGCCTGAGCGCGATCGCCTCCCCGGTGGCCCAGCTCAGCTTCACCACGTCCACCAAGCCCGCGCTGCTCAGCGGCCGTCCGGCGCTCGACGCGGAAGCCGACGAGACGTACAAGTACCTGATCATGCCGGTGCGCCTCTCCGGTTGA